The genomic interval GTGGTCTCGCTCACGAACAGATCCGCCGCGATCTCGGCGTTCGACAGACCGCGCGCCACCAGCTTCAGCACCTCGACCTCGCGGTCGGTCAGCGTGTGCAGCGTGTCCGGCAGCGGCTCCTCGCCCGAGGGGAGATGACCCGCGTACTTGTCCAGCAGCCGGCGGGTGATGCTCGGCGCCAGCATCGCCTCGCCGCCCGCCACCACCCGGATCGCCTGGACCAGCTCATGGGCGGGCGCGTCCTTCAGCAGGAAGCCGCTGGCCCCCGCCCGGAGCGCCTCCACCACGTACTCGTCGAGGTCGAACGTGGTGAGCACCAGCACCTTCGCCGGGCCGTTCCGCTCCGGACCGGTGATCTGCCGGGTCGCCTCGACACCGTCCATCCGCGGCATCCGGATGTCCATCAGGACCACATCGGGCTGGAGCGCCCGCACCTGGTCGAGCGCCTGAAGACCGTCCCCGGCCTCACCGACGACCGCCAGATCCTGTTCCGCCTCGAGAATCATCCGGAAGCCGGTACGCAGCAGCGGCTGGTCATCGACCAGTAGGACGCGGATCGCCACGGAAACTCCTTCGTTAGACCGCGTCCATTCTGC from Streptomyces albireticuli carries:
- a CDS encoding response regulator gives rise to the protein MAIRVLLVDDQPLLRTGFRMILEAEQDLAVVGEAGDGLQALDQVRALQPDVVLMDIRMPRMDGVEATRQITGPERNGPAKVLVLTTFDLDEYVVEALRAGASGFLLKDAPAHELVQAIRVVAGGEAMLAPSITRRLLDKYAGHLPSGEEPLPDTLHTLTDREVEVLKLVARGLSNAEIAADLFVSETTVKTHVGHVLTKLGLRDRVQAAVYAYESGLVRPGAQ